Proteins encoded together in one Bacteroidales bacterium window:
- a CDS encoding Hsp20/alpha crystallin family protein, with protein sequence MLLVRKNQNLFPGIPSLFNDDWFNNTLPFYPERKLPVPAVNIKENEKEFEIEVAAPGMSKENFNVELDKNILTISSHKEEKKEEKNNNENYYCREFNSQSFQRSFNLGENLVNSEKILAKYIDGILHVKLSKREELKPKPAKQISIS encoded by the coding sequence ATGTTATTAGTTAGAAAAAATCAAAATTTATTTCCGGGTATTCCATCATTATTTAATGATGATTGGTTCAACAACACTCTACCATTTTATCCTGAAAGAAAATTACCGGTACCTGCTGTAAATATTAAAGAAAATGAAAAAGAATTTGAAATTGAAGTTGCAGCTCCGGGTATGAGCAAAGAAAATTTTAATGTTGAACTTGACAAAAACATCCTTACAATTTCTTCTCATAAAGAAGAAAAAAAGGAAGAAAAAAATAATAATGAAAATTATTATTGCAGAGAATTTAATAGCCAGTCTTTTCAAAGGTCGTTTAATTTAGGCGAAAATTTAGTGAACAGTGAAAAGATTTTAGCTAAATATATTGATGGTATTCTTCATGTGAAATTATCAAAAAGAGAAGAATTAAAACCCAAACCTGCAAAGCAGATTTCAATTTCTTAA